Within Rhododendron vialii isolate Sample 1 chromosome 12a, ASM3025357v1, the genomic segment TATGCTAATAACTCCCACCGCTGCTGAAAATTGACCTCGGTATCAGTTACGTCGTCTGCTTGAAAAACTCATTGTAGTTTTTATTAATAAACAGCTTTTCCTAGGTCTTGACAATGTGTTGTTGGAGCTGTTTTGTAAAATCTGGTTTTGACTTTGCTCATCTCGTTGGCTATCTTATAGTTGGACTAATTCTGTAACCATTTTGCAATTTTGCTACCGTACCAGTGGGATGTAACGTTGATTTAGTAAACTATTTTGGAAATGAGCATATCGCCACTCTCGGGCCTAATAAACGAAGCAGGGCAGCAGAAAATATTTCAAGCCAACAGCATTTCGATATTTCCCTAAATTACAATGCGTGTCTTGATGGCTCTGATCGGTCGGCAagcataccaaaccaaaatccTGTATCAACTGGGTTAAGGCTGTCTTATGATGATGATGAACGCAACTCCTCTGTTACTTCTGGGAGTGGCAGTATGACTGGGGCACCGCCAACAATTTTGTCTCTCGGTGACTTAAGGACTGAACTTGACCGGCAGAAAAAAGAGCTCGATCGGTACATTAAGGTTCAGGTATGTTGACTGCTGTCCTCGTATTTGGAACTATGAGGCAAAATTGAGCACTAAAAGTAGTAGTTACTATGATGGGTTTTTATGTTGCTTTCGTATCTTGACttgtatataaaaatatatatacttgtgGAAACAGGAAGAAAATCTGGTGAAGGGGTTAAGAGACATTGAGCAGAGACACACAGCATCGTTCCTGACTGCCTTAGAAAAAGGCGTTAGTCAGAAATTACGCGAGAAAGATCTACGGATAGAGACCATAAACCAGAAGAACAGGGAACTGCTTGAGAGAATAAATCAAGTGGCCACAGAAGCCCAGAACTGGCAATACACAGCCAAGTACAACGAGTCCGTGGTTAATCTCCTAAAAAACAACCTCCAGCAGGCAATGTCACTGGGTCCCGACCAAGGCAGGGAAGGATTTGGAGACAATGAGATTGATGATGCTGCTTCCTACATTGCCCCGAGCAACTATTTTTGCATTTCGGTTCCACCCGCGAAGGTTGGTTCCTTGATATGCAGAGCATGTAAGTATAAGGAGGTGTCCATCATGTTAATGCCTTGTAGGCACTTGTGTTTGTGCAAGGATTGTGATGGGTTAACAATTGTTTGTCCTATATGCCAGATGGTAAAAACGGCTAGTGTTCAGGTGTACCTGTCCTGAATTATTCATCAGATTACGTGACTCAGAAGAGGGCTGGATGATGTGAATCACTTGTCAAGTTAAAACTGATCGCGCTCATGGCAATTTATTCTTGTCGAGAATGTACACGCTGCCTCTTTTGCTTCCTTTCAAGGTGTTCATTTGCATGTGTATCTACGGTTAAAAGGTTTCCATATACCTTTACGATCGATCCTTGTGATTTATTAATCACAAGTTGATTCTTGTTATCTAATGACGCATGGTGAATTTGATGAGAGAACAAAGAGGTAGCCAAGTCGCGAGGCTTTCCTTTTACCAGGATGAAGTTTCGGGTTCGGCTTGGGGTTCCATTCTTCTGCCCTGAATTGTTTTATGACAAGTTTTTGGGCATACAAgaattgtgtgaatatatatgttTGTGCCCCAAATGTCTATGTAACGTGTTGCTGCTAGTTTCTAGTGAACACGCATTATACCTTGTTTGGCAAGCATTCTTTACAAGTTGACAAATGATTCAACAGACGGTTGAGGTTTGAAGACTTAGGGCCCGTTTTGTGTCCACAATTTCAGACCCAGTATATGACAATAAGTAGTAAGATGAATAACCAAACAGGCTCTTACTTGTCATCCATCCTACAAAATGACAAGCATACGTTCTCTTGCTTAGCCAGATGGCTTTACTCATGGGACAAGGAAACTGAAAGATTTGGCAAGATATACAACACTCAACCTTGGGATTTGGCCCAATGGTTGTGTAGCAATCCATTGAAGCATTTTAGGGTTCGACTCCTAGGAACAAGAGATTGGCCTCATAATACTCTCTAACTTGTCCCGTAGGGGTGGTGTTCACTCTTCGGGTCgaacccaccccccccccccccccccccccccccccctctctaaGATCTCCTTGTAAGCGGGTTAAGCTAGCCATCCTCTTCCTCCCAGTCAAACGCAACCAGTTACCTATCGGCCCACTACAAGTACGCAACTAACATCCTTTCATAtggcaaaagaaaagagagagagcttCACATTTCCAATGCAGATGCCATTTGTGAAAGTAAAATGGATCTGTTATTTCCGTGAACTGAAGATGCTAGGGTTAGATATTTCATAAGGGCTTTCGGTTGCTGAAGTGAACCTGAAGTAACAAAGCAGActtttgctgagaaaaaaaaaaaaaaaaaaaaactttggatTTATACCAGTACCTGGTcagagaggaagaggaaaataTAGATCTCAACTCAACAAAGTCGATTCAAACGGTACACTAAACATTTTAACCCTGTTTATGATACATACTTATTTACAATGTGGAGTAGGCCACAAAACAATGGTAAGAATTTCAATATAAACAAGATTCAAAATTCAACATAATCAGACAGGTTAACTGGCAGTTAAAATTTCCATTTTGTCAAATGCAAAACGTCTCATAAAGCAGAGctggagaagaaaaagaacttgTAGACAACAGTAATCCTCTCCTGTCGAAGTTAATTAGATTCGGCGTCTATTGTCCACTCGTGGCTTCTTTGAAGGACCTGTTTCTATATTTTGCGTGCTTGATTGTATCTAAAACacggaaaaagaagaaaataattaaaacccacataattttaattttttttggaagaaaagaagaaaactacGTATGAGTGATTTAGTTACCTTATTAAGCTTATCCCTGACGAATTGGGCCGTCTGATTCATTGATTGGGTTGGGAAATAATCCTGCAATGTTCCGGCAAAACCGAAAAAGGATTAGACCGTGAAACGTGGATAGTAAGCGACCTTTTTCCAAATCTACGCATGAGAAGGTTAACCAAGGTCAATAACTAACATCGCCAAACTAACATGAATCATTCCTGGACAGCTCATTCCTAGAGGCCAAGACAATACAAGAACAGAAAAACTGATGTCACCACCGAATTACGTTTTGGAACGCATGTCCCGCGATATGGTACACTTACGTTCCAAAACAGTGAATCTAGCAAATATTGCCAAAGCAATCTCAAAGTTTTTCCTCTACAAACTCGAGAGATCGGAGCTTTAGCAAGACAAATTATGAAAAATGACTGTCATAGTGTTCTACATGACAATAAAGCTTTATTTTATTAGATGTTTATCTCTTGAAAAAAGGAACGATACAGAAAAAGGAATGATCCAATAACGTAGTCCATAGAAGCCTACATCCACTGTGCCACTATTTAGGACATGTGGTGTACCATGCTTCCATTCCTGTTCGTCGTACCGAAAGCATCTGAGTTCCAGGTAACATGACCATCCCAGGGAACCTATTGTATTGGTTATTGCAAGGAGTGAAGGTTACAAATGAAAAACGAGAAACATCTACGAATCCACTCGTCTAAAGATTTGAACACAACTTAACTACTCCTTTGAGTGGGGTAGAAAAGCACCGGCTTGTGGGGATGAAGCAGTTTAATTGGTACTTAAAAATAGTGCCAAACCTTGTCAGAAGTAACCCTGGTCATGGAAGAAGAATCTGCATTGTGAGAAATATGCTGAAACTCTCCAGTGTTCCTGCGATAAGGAAAGAAAACCGTCTCTCATACAACGATAGAATCTCCAGGAGGCTTTAATCAGAGAACACCTACAAATTTGACTATACAGCAGACTACCTTTGGTTAGTGTTTATTGATTGGGAAATGTGTTCTGTCTGTGGTGTTGACGCACCTCGGATATGAGCCGTAGACCCATTGGATCTTCCAGCTGAAATCATTGAGATATTGGCATGGCTGAAACAATTAGGActagttttcaaatcaaagaccAAATAAGGAAATTAGGATGGtgtaaaataaacaaagaaccttACGGCTCAATCGTGCTAGAACTTCCTTTCTCCGGCCGTCTAATTTCTCTTTTGTGTCTGATAGGCTCTCATATTGAGGGGCATATGAGACCTGTAATCGATTCCCCAGGAAAACAAACTCGTCCAATTTCCTTTTTGCAAACCTACAACCATAGAATTAAAGATTCAAACATGCCAAAGTCCTCTATGAACATGAAACCCAAACTTAAGCAATCTATAAACAGTGGAGCATCATAATGGCAACAATTTTAGGCACCTGGCATTGTTTACTTGACGAAATTTTACCCAATATACATCTGTAAATGGTTCACAA encodes:
- the LOC131310238 gene encoding E3 ubiquitin-protein ligase BOI-like yields the protein MLGGNNNDAVLPFFLDENRLQYPANATNQLQLFGNLPVGCNVDLVNYFGNEHIATLGPNKRSRAAENISSQQHFDISLNYNACLDGSDRSASIPNQNPVSTGLRLSYDDDERNSSVTSGSGSMTGAPPTILSLGDLRTELDRQKKELDRYIKVQEENLVKGLRDIEQRHTASFLTALEKGVSQKLREKDLRIETINQKNRELLERINQVATEAQNWQYTAKYNESVVNLLKNNLQQAMSLGPDQGREGFGDNEIDDAASYIAPSNYFCISVPPAKVGSLICRACKYKEVSIMLMPCRHLCLCKDCDGLTIVCPICQMVKTASVQVYLS
- the LOC131310241 gene encoding uncharacterized protein LOC131310241 isoform X1; its protein translation is MPRYKDEPPAIRVYTVCDESKYLIVKNVPALGCGDELSRLFGSYGDIEECKPMDYEDCEPFTDVYWVKFRQVNNARFAKRKLDEFVFLGNRLQVSYAPQYESLSDTKEKLDGRRKEVLARLSPGRSNGSTAHIRGASTPQTEHISQSINTNQRNTGEFQHISHNADSSSMTRVTSDKDYFPTQSMNQTAQFVRDKLNKIQSSTQNIETGPSKKPRVDNRRRI
- the LOC131310241 gene encoding uncharacterized protein LOC131310241 isoform X2; translation: MPRYKDEPPAIRVYTVCDESKCKPMDYEDCEPFTDVYWVKFRQVNNARFAKRKLDEFVFLGNRLQVSYAPQYESLSDTKEKLDGRRKEVLARLSPGRSNGSTAHIRGASTPQTEHISQSINTNQRNTGEFQHISHNADSSSMTRVTSDKDYFPTQSMNQTAQFVRDKLNKIQSSTQNIETGPSKKPRVDNRRRI